The following are encoded in a window of Arthrobacter woluwensis genomic DNA:
- a CDS encoding PucR family transcriptional regulator, with translation MIPASFPFQRPLTVRDALDLDALQAGAPEVLAGEAGLDSPVRWVHIAEEAEASSLLEGGELVLTTGLAFRRSADLTRTFLERYQAAGAAAVAVELVDDDGAPDSRAAAHLRAAAEAVNCPLILLTRRVRFVQVTEEAHRALMDHQVRRLERARHVHEVFTALSLENAGESRIVEATAALLDSPVVFEDPAHLVLSYSARDRDPARLLDGWAERSRFVGYRNQTGFGTGGDRWLQTPVGLTGQRWGRLVAPELVPDSASEEAGGPDGDGSGRDFADAFQVLERAGQALTMARMAGRDRREVLFQARSGLIQDLRQATPPDEQEALARASALGLSRGAAYVPLVARLEAEGKAGTDGTSGTRAATAEAASAPDTPDATEVQLRERAFLDALQAWAQSTRQSVLASSLHAGSVAILLPLAALELEDSALHRLAAAPQLAGFRWTLGAGRAERSLVAAARGLDAADQVAETAATLGSRHLPFYRFADIRLRGLLALLQDDSRVKSFAQAELGPLLDPGQAHTLRLLRDYLAHSGNMTSLAKARNVSRQALYAHVKSLQSLLGLPLDDPESRASLTVALLWHDLSGS, from the coding sequence ATGATCCCGGCCTCCTTCCCTTTTCAGCGGCCCCTCACCGTGCGGGACGCCCTGGACCTGGATGCCCTGCAGGCCGGCGCGCCGGAGGTGCTGGCGGGCGAGGCGGGCCTCGACTCCCCGGTCCGCTGGGTGCACATCGCCGAGGAGGCGGAGGCCAGCTCACTGCTCGAGGGCGGCGAGCTCGTGCTCACCACCGGCCTCGCCTTCCGTCGTTCGGCGGACCTGACCCGCACCTTCCTGGAGCGGTACCAGGCGGCGGGGGCGGCCGCCGTCGCGGTCGAACTGGTGGACGACGACGGCGCCCCCGACTCGCGCGCGGCGGCGCACCTCCGCGCCGCCGCCGAAGCCGTGAACTGCCCGCTGATCCTCCTCACCCGCCGCGTGCGCTTCGTCCAGGTGACCGAGGAGGCTCACCGCGCCCTGATGGACCACCAGGTCCGGCGCCTCGAACGAGCCCGCCACGTCCATGAGGTGTTCACGGCCCTGAGCCTGGAGAACGCCGGCGAGAGCAGGATCGTGGAAGCCACCGCGGCCCTCCTGGACAGTCCCGTGGTCTTCGAGGATCCGGCCCACCTGGTGCTCAGCTACTCGGCACGCGACCGCGACCCGGCACGGCTGCTGGACGGCTGGGCCGAGCGGTCCCGTTTCGTCGGGTACCGCAACCAGACGGGATTCGGCACGGGCGGGGACCGCTGGCTGCAGACGCCGGTGGGCCTCACGGGGCAGCGCTGGGGCCGGCTCGTGGCGCCCGAGCTCGTCCCGGACTCCGCGTCGGAGGAAGCGGGCGGCCCGGACGGGGACGGCTCGGGCCGGGACTTCGCCGACGCCTTCCAGGTCCTCGAACGAGCCGGCCAGGCGCTCACCATGGCCCGCATGGCCGGCCGAGATCGACGGGAGGTGCTCTTCCAGGCACGCTCAGGCCTCATCCAGGACCTCCGCCAGGCGACGCCGCCGGACGAGCAGGAAGCGCTGGCACGGGCCTCCGCCCTCGGGCTGTCCCGGGGAGCGGCCTACGTGCCGCTGGTCGCCCGCCTGGAGGCCGAGGGGAAGGCCGGAACGGACGGGACAAGCGGGACGCGCGCCGCGACCGCGGAGGCGGCGTCGGCCCCGGACACCCCCGACGCCACGGAGGTGCAGCTCCGCGAGCGCGCCTTCCTCGACGCTCTCCAGGCCTGGGCGCAGAGCACGCGGCAGTCGGTGCTCGCGTCGAGTCTGCACGCCGGGTCCGTGGCGATCCTCCTCCCGCTCGCGGCCCTGGAACTGGAGGACTCCGCGCTGCACCGGCTGGCCGCGGCGCCCCAGCTCGCGGGTTTCCGCTGGACGCTGGGAGCAGGCCGGGCGGAACGGTCCCTGGTCGCCGCGGCCCGCGGCCTGGATGCCGCCGATCAGGTGGCCGAGACGGCGGCCACCCTGGGCTCGCGCCATCTGCCCTTCTATCGGTTCGCGGACATCCGGCTCCGCGGCCTCCTCGCCCTCCTCCAGGACGACTCCCGGGTGAAATCCTTCGCTCAGGCGGAACTCGGACCCTTACTGGACCCTGGGCAAGCGCACACCCTCCGGCTGCTGCGGGACTACCTGGCGCACAGCGGCAACATGACGTCCCTGGCCAAGGCGCGGAACGTGAGCCGCCAGGCCCTGTACGCTCACGTGAAAAGCCTGCAGAGTCTCCTCGGACTTCCTCTGGACGACCCGGAATCGCGGGCCTCCCTCACGGTCGCACTGCTCTGGCACGATCTGTCCGGATCCTGA
- a CDS encoding CoA-acylating methylmalonate-semialdehyde dehydrogenase: MQNITHWINGKPVEVDGSRFGDVTNPATGKITGRVALASKATTDEAVAAAAAAFPGWRDTSLARRVQVLFAFRELLNARKSELAAIITAEHGKVLEDALGEIARGQEVVEFACGIPHLLKGGYTESASTKVDVHSLRQPLGVAAIISPFNFPAMVPMWFFPVAIAAGNTVVIKPSEKDPTAANWLASLWKEAGLPDGVFNVLHGDKEAVDALLDSPEVSAVSFVGSTPIARYVYERGTATGKRVQALGGAKNHMLVLPDADLNLAADAAVNAGFGAAGERCMAISAVVAVDAIADELVAKIAERTRTLRIGDGTRGCDMGPLITAAHRDKVAGYIDAGIEQGATVVLDGRHPSPDAEGDGFFLNPTLFDNVTPDMTIYQDEIFGPVLSVVRVPGFDEGLDLINSNPYGNGTAIFTNDGGAARRFENEVTVGMVGINVPIPVPMAYYSFGGWKNSLFGDTHAYGADGVHFFTRGKVVTTRWQDPSHGGLNLGFPTNS, encoded by the coding sequence ATGCAGAACATCACGCACTGGATCAACGGCAAGCCGGTCGAGGTCGACGGCAGCCGCTTCGGCGACGTCACCAACCCCGCCACGGGCAAGATCACCGGCCGCGTCGCGCTCGCGAGCAAGGCCACCACCGACGAGGCCGTGGCCGCCGCGGCCGCCGCCTTCCCGGGCTGGCGCGACACCTCCCTGGCCCGCCGTGTACAGGTGCTCTTCGCCTTCCGCGAGCTCCTGAACGCCCGCAAGTCCGAACTGGCCGCGATCATCACGGCCGAGCACGGCAAGGTCCTCGAGGACGCCCTGGGGGAGATCGCCCGAGGCCAGGAAGTCGTGGAGTTTGCCTGCGGCATCCCGCACCTGCTCAAGGGCGGCTACACCGAGAGCGCCTCCACCAAGGTGGACGTCCACTCCCTGCGGCAGCCCCTGGGTGTCGCCGCGATCATCTCCCCCTTCAACTTCCCGGCGATGGTGCCCATGTGGTTCTTCCCGGTCGCGATCGCCGCCGGCAACACCGTGGTGATCAAGCCCAGCGAGAAGGATCCGACCGCCGCCAACTGGCTCGCCTCCCTCTGGAAGGAAGCCGGGCTTCCGGACGGCGTGTTCAACGTCCTGCACGGTGACAAGGAAGCTGTCGATGCCCTGCTGGACTCCCCGGAGGTCTCGGCCGTCTCCTTCGTCGGCTCCACCCCGATCGCCCGCTACGTCTACGAGCGCGGCACCGCCACCGGCAAGCGCGTCCAGGCCCTCGGCGGCGCGAAGAACCACATGCTCGTCCTGCCGGACGCCGATCTGAACCTCGCCGCCGACGCCGCGGTGAACGCCGGCTTCGGCGCCGCCGGTGAACGCTGCATGGCCATCTCCGCCGTGGTCGCCGTGGACGCGATCGCGGACGAACTCGTGGCCAAGATCGCCGAGCGCACCCGTACCCTGCGGATCGGCGACGGCACCCGCGGCTGCGACATGGGACCGCTCATCACCGCGGCCCACCGCGACAAGGTGGCCGGCTACATCGACGCCGGCATCGAACAGGGCGCCACCGTGGTCCTGGACGGCCGCCACCCCAGCCCCGACGCGGAGGGCGACGGCTTCTTCCTCAACCCGACCCTCTTCGACAACGTCACCCCGGACATGACCATCTACCAGGATGAGATCTTCGGCCCCGTCCTGTCCGTAGTCCGCGTCCCCGGCTTCGACGAGGGCCTGGACCTCATCAACTCCAACCCCTACGGCAACGGCACGGCCATCTTCACCAACGACGGCGGGGCGGCGCGCCGCTTCGAGAACGAGGTCACCGTGGGCATGGTCGGCATCAACGTGCCGATCCCCGTGCCGATGGCCTACTACTCCTTCGGCGGCTGGAAGAACTCCCTCTTCGGTGACACCCACGCCTACGGGGCCGACGGCGTGCACTTCTTCACCCGCGGCAAGGTGGTGACCACGCGCTGGCAGGACCCCAGCCACGGCGGGCTCAACCTCGGTTTCCCCACCAACTCCTGA